A genomic window from Flavobacterium hankyongi includes:
- a CDS encoding 4Fe-4S dicluster domain-containing protein: MAIIITDECINCGACEPECPNTAIYEGADDWRWKDGTRLSGKIILPDGTEVDADAAQTPVSDDIYYIVPGKCTECKGFHDEPQCAAVCPVDCCVPDDNHVEDEETLLNRQSFLHNE; the protein is encoded by the coding sequence ATGGCAATTATCATAACAGACGAATGTATCAATTGTGGTGCCTGCGAACCAGAATGTCCAAATACTGCAATTTATGAAGGCGCTGACGACTGGCGTTGGAAAGATGGTACACGATTAAGCGGAAAAATTATTTTACCTGATGGAACTGAAGTAGATGCAGATGCTGCTCAAACACCAGTTTCAGACGATATTTATTATATTGTTCCAGGGAAGTGTACAGAGTGTAAGGGTTTTCATGATGAACCGCAATGTGCTGCAGTTTGTCCAGTCGATTGTTGTGTTCCCGATGACAATCATGTAGAAGATGAGGAAACGTTGTTAAACAGACAATCATTTTTACATAACGAATAA
- a CDS encoding carboxypeptidase-like regulatory domain-containing protein — MKNILSFVLFFLSVSAFSQNLEFVVIVKDIETGLPIEEVTITSKKNNQGFLTNKDGEAFINLSKASDLQFEHSLYKTYTVKFTELNKKVNEVYLESNAKRLDEIILTSEHPQDILKKLVKNSLEKISIPANLKVYLREFYKKNDQIVFFNDGLINFQIFGTSKNIKTDILVEQNRAIGLLEIDIKNELLGYDLNDIIQNYYQFSYLGEVLESGAKRRYDFQVMSYSSNEDYLVINITPLEEADGVLSNYKIVYDRNKMIIMETGSMVAESRLGELRQSFLKSSKIYKLEYKNTFKTDGNLYYLANSKEVIAFEKKYKKTSSRVEVNNHMVTTNYDKKLFKYNEHNVFKDKSLISKKTKYYNNYWDVESGFISTKEEKEVIERLGNLQ, encoded by the coding sequence ATGAAGAACATTTTATCTTTTGTTTTATTTTTTCTTAGTGTTAGTGCTTTTTCTCAAAATCTTGAGTTTGTAGTAATAGTAAAAGATATTGAAACAGGTCTACCTATTGAAGAAGTAACCATAACTTCAAAAAAAAATAATCAAGGCTTTTTAACTAACAAAGATGGAGAAGCTTTTATTAACCTTAGCAAAGCGTCAGATTTACAATTTGAACATTCGCTTTATAAAACCTACACTGTTAAATTTACTGAGCTGAATAAAAAAGTCAATGAAGTTTATTTAGAAAGTAATGCTAAAAGACTTGATGAAATTATCTTAACCAGTGAACATCCTCAAGACATATTAAAGAAATTAGTTAAAAACTCTCTTGAAAAAATATCGATTCCAGCTAACTTGAAAGTGTATTTAAGGGAATTTTACAAGAAAAATGATCAGATAGTTTTCTTTAATGATGGATTGATAAATTTTCAAATATTTGGAACTTCAAAAAATATTAAAACGGATATTTTAGTAGAACAAAATAGAGCTATTGGTTTATTAGAGATTGATATTAAAAACGAACTTTTAGGTTATGATTTAAATGATATTATTCAAAACTATTATCAATTTAGCTACTTAGGAGAAGTGTTGGAGTCAGGTGCAAAGCGAAGATATGATTTTCAAGTTATGTCATATTCTAGTAATGAAGATTATTTGGTAATTAATATTACGCCACTTGAAGAAGCAGATGGTGTGTTGTCTAATTACAAAATTGTTTACGATAGAAATAAAATGATAATCATGGAAACAGGTTCTATGGTTGCCGAATCGCGTTTGGGCGAATTAAGACAGTCATTTTTGAAAAGTAGTAAAATTTACAAGCTAGAGTATAAAAACACTTTTAAAACAGATGGTAATTTATATTATTTAGCGAATTCTAAAGAAGTAATTGCATTTGAAAAAAAATACAAGAAAACAAGCAGTAGAGTAGAGGTGAATAATCATATGGTGACAACTAATTATGATAAAAAACTTTTCAAGTATAACGAGCATAATGTTTTTAAAGACAAATCCTTAATCAGTAAAAAAACAAAATACTATAACAATTATTGGGATGTAGAATCAGGTTTCATCTCAACAAAAGAAGAAAAAGAAGTGATAGAGCGTTTGGGAAATCTTCAATAA